One genomic region from Cetobacterium ceti encodes:
- a CDS encoding MATE family efflux transporter: MDKGFYKKLIGITIPIVLQNFVASSINMLDTLMIGSLGEIELASLGIANQFYFIFSLAIFGISAGCGVFIAQLWGKKDEKNIKKVLGLGLISGLVITGIFTFLGMVIPEKIIGIFNKDLGVITKGSEYLVIVAISYIFTTITFNYAAALRSIGKPMLPMWASFCALVVNGGLNYLLIFGGLGIEPMGVKGAALATVIARAVEVLVILIGVKLNVETLKGKVQEFLGGSEELKNGVFKTSLPIVLNDVCWGVGNAVYAIVFGRIGTGATAAVQIDTTILNFFMIIIYGLANGAVVIVGNEIGAGREKQGILYGNRISRISIGVGIFLAIILGSTAQFMVNGFNISQSVKMDALKILYIYALLLIPRVYTIILIVGILRGGGDNKYGSLVQGFTLWCVGIPLAFIGAFYLKLPVYYVVGLTAVEEILKCIILSRRYKSNKWIHNMVEDIKENDFVVA, translated from the coding sequence ATGGATAAGGGTTTTTACAAAAAACTAATTGGAATAACAATTCCAATAGTTTTACAAAATTTCGTAGCATCATCTATAAATATGCTAGATACGTTGATGATAGGAAGTTTAGGAGAGATAGAGCTTGCTTCTCTAGGAATTGCAAATCAATTTTACTTTATTTTTAGTTTGGCAATTTTTGGAATAAGTGCAGGATGTGGAGTTTTTATAGCTCAGCTTTGGGGGAAGAAAGATGAAAAAAATATAAAAAAAGTTTTAGGATTAGGACTTATAAGCGGTCTTGTTATAACAGGAATATTTACATTTTTAGGAATGGTTATTCCAGAAAAAATAATAGGTATATTTAATAAAGATTTAGGAGTTATTACAAAGGGAAGTGAATATTTAGTAATTGTGGCCATAAGTTATATTTTTACAACAATTACCTTTAACTATGCTGCAGCTTTAAGAAGTATAGGAAAACCAATGTTGCCTATGTGGGCAAGTTTTTGTGCCTTAGTTGTAAATGGAGGATTAAATTATCTTTTAATATTTGGGGGCTTAGGAATAGAACCAATGGGTGTTAAAGGAGCAGCCTTAGCTACAGTTATTGCAAGGGCAGTTGAGGTACTTGTTATTTTAATTGGAGTAAAGTTAAATGTAGAAACTTTAAAGGGAAAAGTTCAAGAGTTTTTAGGTGGAAGTGAAGAACTAAAAAATGGAGTTTTCAAAACTTCTTTACCTATTGTTCTAAATGATGTTTGTTGGGGAGTTGGAAATGCTGTTTATGCAATAGTATTTGGAAGAATTGGAACTGGAGCCACAGCAGCAGTTCAAATAGATACAACAATCTTAAATTTCTTTATGATAATTATTTATGGACTAGCCAATGGAGCTGTTGTTATAGTTGGAAATGAAATAGGAGCTGGAAGAGAAAAACAGGGAATTTTATATGGAAATAGAATTTCAAGAATTTCAATTGGAGTTGGAATCTTTTTAGCAATTATTTTAGGAAGTACAGCACAGTTTATGGTAAATGGATTTAATATTTCACAAAGTGTGAAAATGGATGCTTTAAAAATACTATATATTTATGCACTTCTTTTAATTCCAAGAGTTTATACAATAATTTTAATTGTGGGAATTTTAAGAGGTGGTGGAGATAATAAATATGGATCTTTAGTACAAGGATTTACCCTTTGGTGTGTGGGAATTCCTTTAGCTTTTATAGGAGCCTTTTACTTAAAACTTCCTGTGTATTACGTAGTTGGATTAACTGCTGTGGAAGAAATTTTAAAATGTATTATTTTAAGTAGAAGATACAAATCAAATAAATGGATTCATAATATGGTTGAGGACATAAAAGAAAATGATTTTGTAGTAGCATAG
- a CDS encoding sugar porter family MFS transporter — protein sequence MKKKINIYVVGLIVALAGFIFSYDSSNMAGARKYLESYFNMDYKDIGYVIIAVVLGSMLGSLFAGYLGDKYGRKKSLIYGAILMMLGGIITVISFNLFLFYVGRIIMGFSLGVIFLVGPMYMVEVSPAEIRGRTGALRQILLSGGLILGYTMGYIFEKNFTFQWNSTVGWRYLYLFEILLTVVMGLAFFKIPESPRWLMLKGREEKAREVLCGIFADENRINKVMSEMKANIEISNPQKKVKIKGGLIYVLLICGIFPIFRQFSGVNAVTYYAQKIFATISNDTGNMAYFQSIFIGFGELAGAFFAVLFADKFGRKKLLMAGALGMGFSLGGISLFLYSQDKNILEGCLIYIYNFFFTISTGTLLTIYISEITPTIIRSKGMALSSVVNWFFDILVIIYFPILSTNGYLDKKFHEAFPFFIFTIAMGIFFIGVHLLPEAKGKTLEEIETYWRKKGDWDK from the coding sequence ATGAAAAAAAAGATTAATATTTATGTAGTTGGCTTAATAGTCGCTCTAGCTGGATTTATTTTCAGTTATGATTCTTCAAATATGGCAGGTGCTAGAAAATATTTGGAAAGTTATTTCAATATGGATTACAAAGATATTGGATATGTAATTATAGCTGTTGTTTTAGGAAGCATGTTGGGAAGTCTTTTTGCAGGATACTTAGGAGATAAATATGGGAGAAAAAAATCTCTAATATATGGTGCTATTCTTATGATGTTAGGGGGGATTATAACTGTAATCTCCTTTAACTTATTTTTATTTTATGTAGGTAGAATTATAATGGGATTTTCTTTGGGAGTTATTTTTCTTGTGGGACCTATGTATATGGTAGAGGTTTCTCCAGCAGAAATTCGTGGAAGAACAGGAGCCTTAAGACAAATTTTATTATCTGGGGGATTAATTTTAGGCTATACAATGGGATATATTTTTGAGAAAAATTTTACTTTTCAATGGAATAGTACAGTAGGTTGGAGATATTTATATCTCTTTGAAATTTTATTGACTGTTGTAATGGGATTAGCTTTTTTTAAAATTCCAGAAAGTCCTAGATGGCTTATGTTAAAAGGAAGAGAGGAAAAAGCAAGGGAAGTTTTATGTGGAATATTTGCTGATGAAAATAGAATTAATAAGGTTATGAGTGAGATGAAAGCAAATATAGAAATAAGTAATCCACAAAAAAAAGTAAAAATTAAAGGTGGACTTATTTATGTTTTATTAATTTGTGGAATTTTTCCAATATTTAGACAGTTCTCAGGGGTAAATGCAGTTACTTATTATGCCCAGAAAATATTTGCAACTATATCCAATGACACAGGAAATATGGCATATTTTCAAAGTATTTTCATAGGATTTGGGGAGTTAGCTGGGGCATTTTTTGCAGTGCTATTTGCAGATAAATTTGGAAGAAAAAAATTATTAATGGCAGGGGCTTTAGGAATGGGATTTTCCCTAGGAGGAATAAGTTTATTCTTGTATTCTCAAGATAAAAATATATTAGAGGGATGCTTAATTTACATTTATAATTTCTTTTTTACAATTTCTACAGGAACTCTTTTAACAATATATATTTCAGAAATTACTCCAACAATTATTCGTTCTAAGGGAATGGCTTTATCTAGTGTAGTAAATTGGTTTTTTGATATTTTAGTTATTATATATTTTCCTATTTTAAGTACAAATGGATATTTAGATAAAAAATTTCATGAAGCTTTTCCATTTTTTATATTTACAATTGCAATGGGAATATTCTTTATAGGAGTACATCTTTTACCAGAAGCTAAGGGAAAAACTTTAGAAGAAATTGAAACCTACTGGAGAAAAAAAGGGGATTGGGATAAATAA
- a CDS encoding response regulator transcription factor: MERKILIIEDEKDLSNIIEDTLREDGFFTKKVFSGENALDEFYEEKPDLVLLDINLPKKNGWEICEEIREISNVPILMMTARDSELDELRGLNIGADDYITKPFSLKILVARIKKLLRMENNNLYKYKNLVFNLKNNQLEIENNSIEISKKEGQILEYFIRNKNLVLTRDILLNEIWGFDIYVEERTVDTLIKRIRKKIGEYSFLIKTVRGVGYTFNENEN, translated from the coding sequence ATGGAAAGAAAAATTTTAATAATAGAAGATGAGAAAGATTTAAGTAATATAATAGAGGATACCCTAAGGGAAGATGGATTTTTTACTAAAAAAGTTTTTAGTGGTGAAAATGCTCTAGATGAATTTTATGAAGAAAAACCAGATTTAGTTCTATTAGATATTAATTTACCTAAAAAAAATGGATGGGAAATTTGTGAAGAGATAAGAGAAATTTCTAATGTGCCTATTTTAATGATGACAGCAAGAGATAGTGAGTTAGATGAATTAAGGGGATTAAATATAGGAGCAGATGACTATATTACAAAACCGTTTAGTTTAAAAATTTTAGTGGCAAGAATAAAAAAATTACTTAGAATGGAAAATAATAATTTATATAAATATAAAAATTTAGTTTTTAATTTAAAAAATAATCAACTGGAAATAGAAAATAATTCCATTGAAATTTCTAAAAAAGAGGGACAAATATTAGAATATTTTATTAGAAATAAAAATCTTGTTTTAACTAGAGATATTTTATTAAATGAAATTTGGGGATTTGATATTTATGTGGAAGAAAGAACAGTGGATACTCTTATAAAAAGAATTAGAAAAAAAATTGGGGAGTATAGTTTCTTAATAAAAACAGTAAGAGGAGTTGGATATACTTTTAATGAAAATGAAAATTAA